One Defluviitoga tunisiensis genomic window carries:
- a CDS encoding GH36-type glycosyl hydrolase domain-containing protein, with the protein MFETEYGFFTPDGREYVIKTPITPKPWINVISNGDYGFVISQAGSGYSWRTHASLNRITRWEQDLIKDDWGKYIYIKDEESGEFWSPSWKPVCKKPQDFKIRHGQGYSIFETRYFDIETKLTMFVAKDDPIEIWHLNIKNVSNKSRKLSTFTYLEWNLGAAPDWHREFHKTFIETSLLNNLNCIIAEKRMWEIPNEKGQNWNRSWEYTAFHAVNEKVSGAEGSKDKFLGRYNSLSNPQALLDSKLTNTFGKWEDSIASLKNDISLELGEEKTLIFLLGAVKKTGEKENLTSLIKKYQDEQNVKTELEKVKKMWEEMFSKFTVETPDKGLDFLINRWLKYQAISGRLWGRTAYYQTGGAYGFRDQLQDSQIFLYIDPEKTKNQIKLHAAHQYSDGSVLHWWHPISEIGLKNNISDNRLWLTFVTVKYLKETNDFEFLKEKVSFLDGGEGTIYEHCIKAINYNLERLSSRGLPLIGDGDWNDGMNAVGTEGKGESVWLGHFLYGILQEFSYVCQKVGDIKNKTRFLKEATTLKENINKYTWDGEWYTRAYKDNGEPLGSKNCEEGKLYLNAQTWAIINDTANQERKKIAYQSIKKYLFKDYGPLLFQPAYKTPDPKIGYLTRYAPGVRENGGLYTHAGTWAVLAAAKMKDPDTYNIYKSFMPIYRGMEPEKYLAEPYVTPGNVDGPDSPYFGRGGWTWYTGSAAWYFIVGVEGILGLKPDWNGLIIDPLLPEGWKEANVKRYFRGKLLNITYKKSSEKKILVNGKKLEGNLLNPKDYKEEILNVTVYY; encoded by the coding sequence ATGTTTGAAACAGAGTACGGTTTTTTCACTCCTGATGGGAGAGAGTACGTTATCAAAACACCTATAACTCCAAAACCATGGATTAATGTAATTTCAAACGGTGATTATGGTTTTGTTATTTCTCAAGCAGGATCAGGTTACAGTTGGAGAACTCACGCAAGCCTAAATAGAATTACTCGTTGGGAACAAGATTTAATAAAAGATGACTGGGGAAAATACATCTATATTAAAGATGAAGAAAGTGGAGAATTCTGGTCTCCAAGTTGGAAGCCTGTGTGTAAAAAACCACAAGATTTCAAAATAAGACATGGACAAGGTTACTCAATATTTGAAACCAGATACTTTGATATTGAAACAAAACTTACAATGTTTGTTGCAAAGGATGATCCAATAGAGATATGGCATTTAAATATCAAAAACGTCTCTAATAAATCGAGAAAATTGTCTACTTTTACTTACTTAGAGTGGAATTTAGGTGCAGCTCCTGATTGGCATCGAGAATTTCATAAAACATTCATCGAAACTTCGTTATTAAATAATTTGAACTGCATAATAGCTGAAAAGAGAATGTGGGAAATACCCAATGAAAAAGGTCAAAACTGGAACAGAAGCTGGGAATATACAGCTTTTCATGCTGTTAATGAGAAGGTAAGTGGTGCAGAAGGATCGAAAGATAAATTTTTAGGTAGATATAATTCACTATCTAATCCTCAAGCTCTTTTAGACAGTAAATTAACGAACACTTTTGGAAAATGGGAAGATTCTATAGCTAGCTTAAAAAACGATATTTCTCTGGAACTTGGGGAAGAAAAAACCTTGATATTTTTATTAGGAGCGGTTAAAAAAACAGGTGAAAAGGAAAATTTGACTTCTCTTATCAAAAAATATCAAGATGAACAAAATGTAAAAACTGAATTAGAAAAAGTTAAAAAAATGTGGGAGGAAATGTTCTCAAAATTTACGGTTGAAACTCCAGATAAAGGACTTGATTTTTTAATTAATAGGTGGCTAAAGTATCAAGCTATTTCTGGTAGATTATGGGGCAGAACAGCTTATTATCAAACTGGTGGTGCTTATGGTTTTAGAGATCAGTTACAAGATAGTCAAATATTTCTATATATAGATCCTGAAAAAACTAAAAATCAAATAAAACTCCATGCAGCTCACCAATATAGTGATGGAAGTGTTCTTCATTGGTGGCATCCTATTTCTGAAATAGGTCTTAAAAATAATATATCTGACAATAGATTATGGCTCACTTTTGTAACCGTCAAATATTTAAAAGAAACGAATGATTTCGAATTTCTCAAAGAAAAAGTTAGCTTTCTAGATGGCGGAGAAGGAACTATATATGAACACTGTATTAAAGCCATAAACTATAACTTAGAAAGATTAAGTAGTCGTGGTTTACCTTTGATAGGTGATGGTGACTGGAATGATGGAATGAATGCCGTAGGAACAGAAGGCAAAGGAGAAAGTGTTTGGCTTGGACACTTTCTTTATGGAATACTTCAAGAGTTTTCTTACGTATGTCAAAAGGTAGGAGATATAAAAAATAAGACAAGATTTTTGAAAGAGGCGACAACACTAAAGGAAAACATTAACAAATACACTTGGGATGGAGAATGGTATACAAGAGCCTATAAAGATAACGGTGAGCCTTTAGGAAGTAAAAATTGTGAGGAAGGTAAATTATATTTAAATGCACAGACTTGGGCGATCATAAACGATACTGCAAATCAAGAGCGAAAAAAAATTGCATATCAATCTATCAAAAAATACTTGTTTAAAGATTATGGTCCACTTCTTTTCCAACCTGCATACAAAACCCCAGATCCCAAAATAGGATACTTAACAAGATATGCCCCAGGTGTAAGAGAAAATGGAGGATTATATACACATGCTGGGACATGGGCAGTTTTAGCAGCAGCAAAAATGAAAGATCCTGATACCTACAATATATATAAAAGCTTCATGCCTATTTATAGAGGTATGGAACCTGAAAAATATCTTGCTGAGCCTTATGTAACTCCAGGAAATGTCGATGGACCCGACTCTCCATACTTTGGAAGAGGTGGATGGACTTGGTATACTGGTTCTGCAGCATGGTATTTTATTGTAGGAGTTGAGGGAATTTTAGGTTTAAAACCAGATTGGAACGGATTAATAATAGATCCGCTTTTGCCAGAAGGATGGAAAGAAGCTAATGTCAAAAGATATTTTAGGGGAAAACTTTTAAACATTACCTACAAAAAAAGTAGTGAAAAAAAGATACTTGTAAATGGGAAAAAGTTAGAAGGTAATCTTTTGAATCCAAAAGATTACAAAGAAGAAATTTTAAATGTAACAGTCTATTACTAA
- a CDS encoding glucoamylase family protein, translating into MKKVTYLLMAVVLLFSLSIFSQSLIHSFEYTHDLNNDNSGSTFELSERFVYEGKYSAIIVPSGESAETKMAFELSGERLNNWLGNDTLRLAVYTKPVTSLKPNKFFLGMADVTEGWKWVDGIFSETEPKDGWNIVEYKLNDKMKDVILDGKYMLYFSFMHTQGVTNIPLKDPFYVDNLIALNSEEPEIERIYIWSMDSEEEIGTFGNDNTGAKFELVKDLAAEGLYAMKVIPDGEAIEAKIAIELSGEKVPLWMGRNEVTMNVYIPKENKIKPTMYFLGMADVTSGWEWVGGVFSDTQVSPGWNKVKFEIAGNMSNLVEGNKYMIYLAFAGFNENNVKTPLYEPFYVDGIFVEKSSKPTFEELLAMAPSNIKEEVQTLLELDDEALLEEIQKRAFLYFWNEANPQNGLIKDRSTNNSPASIAAVGMGLCAIPIGIERHWISYEQGYERVLTTLKTFVEGKVEGLNGFFYHFVDMNDGKRAGNSEISSIDTAILIAGALTSGAYFKDTEVEILANKLYENVNWQWMLNGEDTLSMGFKPEAGFLGARWDSFNEGLLAYVLAIGSPTYPISPDSWDKIFRPVKNDTYIYLPQETLFVYQYPNIWIDFRDKEDKYANYFNNAEAATRYNWLFAVQNRFKYETYDMDIWGLSASDGPNGYKAYGAVDGNHDGTVAPYASISSIPFTYDLSMNAIRGMLSKYGPLVWGEYGFYSAFNVDEIWFSDQYIGIDQGDIILMIENYRSGLIWNLFMNNENIQRALDEIGFVNKESDYAVTPWYVEEYKRLLTSSEEKLAEAPKISHVMIDGKLTEWENIPRYSVTEDMNVPAGGIKPIDKKAQILHSYFSVAWDDENLYISADVYDEYVVINITPDDVGGYYRTDSVEFYINPSIAGSNAGLFKIAILPFDTEGNVQAVRHEDANPGPISKSASKVEVASNRTDYGYIIELKIPFEYLGITNPQPNLKLGFSYTIHNSNKKDASLGEYVRENIISWNPLPDIWANPQNWGTIELKE; encoded by the coding sequence ATGAAAAAAGTAACGTATTTACTGATGGCTGTAGTACTACTTTTTAGTTTATCTATTTTTTCACAATCCCTTATTCACAGTTTTGAATATACTCATGATTTAAACAATGATAACTCAGGATCGACCTTTGAATTAAGCGAAAGATTTGTATATGAGGGTAAATACTCAGCAATCATAGTGCCCTCTGGAGAATCAGCCGAAACAAAGATGGCTTTTGAATTATCTGGAGAAAGATTGAACAATTGGTTAGGGAACGACACTTTAAGGTTAGCAGTTTATACCAAACCTGTCACATCTTTGAAGCCTAATAAATTCTTTTTAGGCATGGCAGATGTTACAGAAGGTTGGAAATGGGTAGATGGAATATTTTCTGAAACAGAACCAAAAGATGGATGGAATATTGTAGAATACAAACTTAATGATAAGATGAAGGATGTAATACTAGATGGAAAATACATGCTTTATTTCTCTTTTATGCATACTCAAGGAGTTACGAACATTCCTTTGAAAGATCCTTTTTACGTAGACAATTTAATAGCTTTAAACTCAGAAGAGCCTGAAATCGAAAGAATATATATTTGGTCTATGGATAGTGAAGAAGAGATAGGAACTTTTGGTAATGATAATACAGGGGCAAAATTTGAATTAGTAAAAGATTTAGCCGCTGAAGGTTTATACGCAATGAAAGTAATTCCTGATGGTGAAGCAATCGAAGCAAAAATCGCTATTGAACTATCTGGTGAGAAAGTACCTCTTTGGATGGGCAGAAACGAAGTAACGATGAACGTTTATATTCCAAAAGAAAATAAAATTAAACCTACTATGTATTTCTTAGGTATGGCAGATGTTACTTCTGGATGGGAATGGGTTGGAGGAGTATTTTCCGATACTCAAGTAAGTCCTGGATGGAACAAAGTAAAGTTTGAAATTGCAGGTAACATGAGCAATTTGGTAGAAGGAAATAAATACATGATTTATCTCGCATTTGCTGGTTTCAATGAAAACAACGTAAAAACTCCTCTATATGAACCATTCTATGTAGACGGAATATTTGTTGAAAAATCAAGCAAGCCTACGTTCGAAGAACTATTAGCTATGGCTCCATCAAACATCAAAGAAGAAGTACAAACCCTTTTAGAATTAGATGATGAAGCTTTGCTCGAAGAAATTCAAAAAAGAGCTTTTTTATATTTTTGGAATGAAGCGAACCCTCAAAACGGTTTAATAAAAGACAGAAGCACAAACAATTCTCCAGCTAGTATAGCAGCTGTAGGAATGGGACTGTGCGCTATTCCAATCGGAATAGAAAGACACTGGATTTCCTATGAACAAGGATATGAAAGGGTATTAACAACGTTAAAAACTTTTGTTGAAGGAAAGGTAGAGGGATTAAATGGTTTCTTTTATCATTTTGTAGACATGAATGACGGGAAAAGAGCCGGCAATAGTGAAATCTCTTCAATAGATACTGCCATACTTATTGCTGGAGCACTAACATCAGGCGCTTATTTCAAGGATACGGAAGTTGAAATACTTGCAAACAAATTATACGAAAATGTAAATTGGCAGTGGATGTTAAACGGAGAAGACACTTTATCGATGGGATTCAAACCTGAAGCAGGCTTTTTAGGAGCAAGATGGGATTCATTTAACGAAGGATTATTAGCTTATGTATTAGCAATTGGTTCTCCAACATATCCTATATCACCTGATTCTTGGGACAAAATATTTAGACCTGTTAAAAATGATACATACATATATTTGCCACAAGAAACTCTATTTGTGTATCAATATCCAAATATTTGGATAGACTTTCGAGATAAAGAAGATAAATACGCAAATTATTTCAACAATGCAGAAGCTGCTACCAGATATAATTGGTTGTTTGCGGTGCAAAATAGATTCAAATACGAAACATATGACATGGATATTTGGGGCCTTTCTGCAAGCGACGGCCCAAATGGATACAAGGCTTATGGTGCGGTTGATGGTAATCATGATGGAACTGTCGCTCCATATGCATCGATATCTTCGATACCATTCACTTATGATCTTTCAATGAACGCTATCAGAGGTATGTTAAGTAAATACGGGCCTTTGGTATGGGGAGAATATGGATTCTATAGTGCGTTCAATGTTGACGAAATTTGGTTCTCAGATCAATATATAGGAATAGATCAAGGAGATATTATCTTAATGATTGAAAACTATAGATCAGGATTGATATGGAATTTGTTTATGAACAATGAAAATATTCAAAGAGCTTTAGATGAAATAGGTTTTGTTAATAAAGAATCAGATTATGCAGTAACACCTTGGTACGTTGAAGAGTACAAGAGACTTCTTACCAGCTCGGAAGAAAAGCTTGCAGAAGCTCCTAAAATTTCTCATGTAATGATTGATGGTAAATTAACTGAATGGGAAAACATTCCAAGATATTCAGTAACAGAAGATATGAATGTACCTGCAGGTGGTATAAAACCCATTGATAAAAAAGCTCAAATATTGCATAGTTATTTTTCAGTTGCTTGGGATGATGAAAACCTATATATTTCAGCAGATGTATATGATGAATACGTTGTAATCAATATTACTCCAGATGACGTTGGAGGATACTACAGAACAGATTCTGTTGAATTCTATATAAATCCAAGTATCGCAGGTTCTAATGCTGGATTATTTAAAATAGCAATTCTCCCTTTTGATACAGAAGGAAATGTACAAGCTGTAAGACACGAAGATGCTAATCCTGGACCCATATCCAAATCTGCTTCAAAAGTTGAAGTTGCATCTAACAGAACTGATTATGGTTACATAATTGAATTAAAAATCCCTTTTGAATATTTAGGAATAACAAATCCTCAACCAAACCTTAAATTAGGTTTTAGCTATACAATCCATAACTCAAATAAAAAAGATGCTTCTCTTGGAGAATACGTTAGAGAGAATATTATATCTTGGAATCCTTTACCCGATATCTGGGCTAATCCACAAAATTGGGGAACAATTGAATTAAAGGAGTAA
- a CDS encoding sugar ABC transporter substrate-binding protein: protein MKKSVMILSILLLIISFSFGAKKITVWAMGEEAKSLDKLAQIFIQEYPEYEVNIQAIPWANAFDKILTGIAGRQVPDVAQMGTTWMAPFGSMGAFENLEPFVKNSEIIQEDTFFKGSWETGIVDGKLLGIPWYVDTRILYYRTDLLSEVGYEHAPYNWDELYNAAKKLTEKGKYGITLYQPQDNYQILLPFVWQNGGDILDDKGRVIVDQPEFVEAFEYYTRFFTEKLAPIGGGGNLFQDFASGDTPMFFSGPWMVSMIREQIPQIEGKWNVALMPQKKTRTSFMGGSNLVIFKDSKNKEGAWKFIEFLSRPDIQVKWYQLVNSLPASIEAWNSQILQADPMIALFGEQLFDAKAPINKPEFQEISVSIDRRVEEAIYGKKSPVEAAKDLKNDIEKILK, encoded by the coding sequence ATGAAAAAAAGTGTTATGATTCTCAGTATTTTATTGTTAATAATTTCATTCAGTTTTGGAGCAAAAAAGATAACTGTATGGGCTATGGGTGAAGAAGCTAAAAGTCTAGATAAGTTGGCTCAAATATTTATACAAGAATATCCTGAGTATGAAGTTAATATACAAGCTATTCCTTGGGCAAACGCTTTTGATAAAATTTTAACTGGAATTGCAGGAAGACAAGTCCCAGATGTAGCCCAGATGGGAACTACATGGATGGCTCCTTTCGGAAGTATGGGAGCTTTTGAAAACCTTGAACCTTTTGTTAAAAACTCAGAAATTATACAAGAAGATACTTTCTTTAAAGGTTCTTGGGAAACTGGAATAGTAGATGGAAAGCTACTAGGTATTCCTTGGTATGTAGATACAAGAATTTTATATTATAGAACTGATCTACTATCAGAAGTAGGTTATGAGCATGCTCCTTATAATTGGGATGAATTGTATAACGCTGCAAAAAAATTGACTGAAAAAGGAAAATACGGTATTACTTTATATCAGCCTCAGGACAATTACCAAATTTTATTACCCTTCGTTTGGCAAAATGGTGGAGATATCTTGGACGATAAAGGAAGAGTTATTGTAGATCAGCCAGAATTCGTTGAAGCATTTGAATATTATACAAGATTTTTTACAGAAAAACTTGCACCTATTGGAGGAGGAGGAAATTTATTCCAAGATTTTGCATCAGGAGATACACCTATGTTTTTTTCAGGACCATGGATGGTAAGTATGATCAGAGAACAAATTCCTCAAATCGAAGGTAAGTGGAATGTTGCTTTAATGCCCCAAAAGAAAACAAGAACTTCATTTATGGGAGGAAGTAACCTAGTTATATTTAAAGATTCAAAAAATAAGGAAGGAGCTTGGAAATTCATTGAATTCCTTTCAAGACCAGATATACAAGTTAAGTGGTATCAATTAGTAAATTCTCTTCCAGCATCTATAGAAGCATGGAATAGTCAAATATTACAAGCTGATCCAATGATTGCGTTATTTGGCGAACAATTATTTGATGCAAAAGCTCCTATTAATAAACCAGAATTCCAAGAGATTTCTGTGTCAATAGATAGACGAGTTGAAGAGGCTATATATGGTAAAAAATCCCCAGTAGAAGCAGCAAAAGATCTAAAAAATGATATTGAAAAGATTCTTAAATAA
- a CDS encoding carbohydrate ABC transporter permease has translation MKTPLKAIIAFIGPSIILLLIFMLIPILVSLTLSFTDFNVFAIYDWSNASFIGFENYNNLMKDPLFWKALLNTLYALVVAMPLTIILALSFAALLNRETTYFKNFFKVSFYLPSITNTVAIAIVWAWMLNPDYGLINWFLGLFGIQGPNWLGDPAWAMPSVIMLVVWKAVGYNIILFTAGLQNIPDYLYEAAELDGASKFQQFLHVTIPALRPTIFFVTVMTIIGYLQLFEEPYMLTSGGPLDSTLSIVLYLYRQGFRFFKLGYASSIAFVLFIMIFALTFIQMKVGKNIEV, from the coding sequence TTGAAAACTCCATTAAAGGCAATTATTGCTTTTATAGGTCCTTCAATAATTTTACTACTGATTTTTATGTTAATACCAATATTAGTATCACTAACTCTCAGCTTTACTGATTTTAATGTGTTTGCAATATATGATTGGAGCAACGCTAGTTTTATAGGTTTTGAAAATTATAATAATTTAATGAAAGATCCACTTTTTTGGAAAGCGTTGCTTAATACTTTATACGCCTTAGTAGTAGCAATGCCATTAACAATAATTTTAGCTTTAAGTTTTGCTGCATTACTAAACAGAGAAACTACATATTTTAAAAATTTTTTCAAAGTTAGTTTTTATCTTCCTTCTATCACAAACACTGTTGCAATTGCCATAGTGTGGGCCTGGATGCTGAACCCAGATTATGGATTAATCAACTGGTTTTTGGGTTTATTTGGAATTCAAGGTCCAAACTGGCTTGGAGATCCTGCATGGGCTATGCCATCTGTAATAATGCTTGTAGTTTGGAAAGCAGTTGGATATAACATAATTCTTTTTACGGCAGGCTTACAAAATATTCCAGATTATTTATACGAAGCTGCAGAATTGGATGGAGCTTCAAAGTTTCAACAATTTCTTCATGTTACCATCCCGGCATTAAGACCAACAATTTTTTTTGTAACGGTTATGACAATTATAGGTTATCTTCAACTATTTGAAGAACCTTATATGTTAACTAGTGGAGGTCCTCTAGATTCGACCCTATCTATAGTCTTATATCTTTACAGACAAGGATTTAGATTTTTTAAATTGGGATATGCTTCTTCTATTGCTTTTGTATTGTTTATAATGATATTTGCACTAACTTTTATTCAAATGAAAGTTGGTAAAAATATTGAAGTCTAA
- a CDS encoding carbohydrate ABC transporter permease — translation MRKIKVSPIEQIVVHLILIIWLLISVIPFLWMLSTSFKGPGEIFLFPPKWIPKNPTLKNYKDLFQQMNFGRPFLNSIIVSLSTTFLSVVLATMAGYGFAKFNFKNKNVLFLIILGTVMVPGQITMIPVFLLLTKLNLLNTYWGLILPALANAFNIFFMRQFISGIPDELIEAAKMDGANEGWIFFKVILPLSKPAMAAITIFTFTGSWNNFLWPLIIATDESMYTLPVAISVLGGQYTENIAMQMAGSVIVILPLIIVFLFTQKYFIKGITFTGLKG, via the coding sequence ATGAGAAAAATAAAAGTATCACCTATAGAGCAAATCGTTGTACACCTAATATTGATAATTTGGCTACTTATTTCGGTAATTCCCTTTTTGTGGATGCTTTCCACATCGTTCAAAGGACCCGGGGAAATTTTTCTCTTCCCACCTAAATGGATTCCTAAAAATCCAACACTCAAAAATTATAAGGATTTATTTCAACAAATGAATTTTGGACGACCTTTCCTAAATTCTATAATTGTTTCTCTTTCTACAACCTTTTTATCTGTTGTATTAGCAACTATGGCAGGTTATGGTTTTGCCAAGTTTAATTTTAAAAACAAAAATGTTTTATTTTTGATCATATTAGGAACGGTCATGGTTCCAGGACAAATTACTATGATTCCTGTTTTCTTATTATTAACTAAACTGAATTTACTAAACACTTATTGGGGTTTAATATTGCCTGCATTAGCAAATGCATTTAATATATTCTTTATGAGACAATTCATAAGTGGCATTCCGGACGAATTAATAGAAGCAGCAAAAATGGATGGTGCTAATGAAGGATGGATCTTTTTCAAAGTAATTCTTCCTTTATCAAAACCCGCAATGGCAGCTATTACTATATTTACTTTTACAGGATCATGGAATAACTTTTTATGGCCATTAATTATAGCTACAGATGAAAGCATGTATACCCTACCTGTAGCAATTTCAGTACTTGGAGGTCAATATACGGAAAATATCGCAATGCAAATGGCCGGCTCTGTTATCGTCATTTTACCTTTAATAATAGTATTCTTATTCACACAAAAATATTTCATCAAAGGTATTACTTTTACTGGATTAAAAGGATAA
- a CDS encoding alpha/beta hydrolase-fold protein, with protein MAYSIYLPKCYANSNLRYPVIYLLHGSGGDEYQWINGGKIDIVAELLIKKGELPPSIKVYVSA; from the coding sequence GTGGCGTACTCTATTTATCTACCAAAATGTTATGCTAATTCTAATTTACGCTATCCTGTTATTTATTTACTACACGGATCTGGTGGAGATGAGTATCAATGGATAAACGGTGGAAAAATAGATATTGTCGCAGAACTACTTATAAAAAAAGGTGAACTACCCCCCAGCATCAAAGTTTATGTCTCAGCCTAA
- a CDS encoding thioredoxin family protein, whose translation MKALYFKSNNCPVCKDFLPKFILICNEYNIPYEIIDLSDNQEKAGQLTVFSVPTIIFLNEENYELIRFSGYFGSYEIKNFLDRYYSTY comes from the coding sequence ATGAAAGCACTTTATTTTAAAAGTAATAATTGTCCTGTTTGTAAGGACTTTTTACCTAAGTTTATTCTAATTTGTAATGAATACAATATACCTTATGAGATTATTGATTTATCTGATAATCAGGAAAAAGCTGGTCAATTGACGGTTTTTTCTGTTCCAACTATTATTTTTTTGAATGAAGAAAACTATGAACTAATAAGATTTTCAGGTTATTTTGGAAGCTATGAGATCAAAAACTTTTTAGATAGATATTATTCAACTTACTAA
- the wrbA gene encoding NAD(P)H:quinone oxidoreductase, protein MARISIIFYSMYGHTYKMAEAEAQGAREIEGVEVNIYRVQETVPEDILIKSGAKKAQETFKHIPIATLDSLTQADAIIFGTPTRFGMMAAQMRQFLDTTGGLWSRGELVGKIGSIFTTTSTQHGGQESTILSFHTTLLHHGMIIVGLPFTLPALSDTSSVHGGTPYGASAIVNSENNSPTELELEIAKVQGKRVAEIAKKLFV, encoded by the coding sequence ATGGCAAGAATAAGTATAATTTTTTACAGTATGTATGGTCATACATACAAAATGGCAGAAGCAGAAGCTCAGGGGGCTAGAGAAATTGAAGGCGTTGAAGTAAATATTTATAGAGTTCAAGAAACTGTTCCAGAAGATATCCTAATAAAATCGGGCGCAAAAAAAGCCCAAGAAACCTTTAAACACATTCCTATTGCTACACTTGATTCTTTAACACAAGCAGATGCTATAATATTTGGAACGCCAACAAGGTTTGGAATGATGGCTGCTCAAATGAGACAGTTTTTAGACACGACAGGAGGATTATGGAGTAGAGGAGAATTAGTTGGAAAAATTGGAAGTATTTTTACTACTACTAGCACGCAACACGGAGGACAAGAATCCACTATATTGAGTTTTCATACAACCTTGTTACATCATGGAATGATAATTGTGGGGTTACCTTTTACTTTGCCTGCTTTAAGTGATACTTCTAGCGTTCACGGAGGAACTCCTTACGGTGCTTCAGCAATTGTTAATTCAGAAAATAACTCCCCTACAGAATTAGAATTGGAGATCGCAAAAGTACAAGGAAAAAGAGTTGCAGAAATAGCAAAAAAACTTTTTGTGTAA
- a CDS encoding winged helix-turn-helix transcriptional regulator, whose translation MLNIEKYTFFNPSPNFREMMILKLISEDNDISQDKISKNVGIVPSMVNKYLKDFEEKGYILKSGENKRNMTYQLTEQGKKRLQFLTVSFVDEVSELYFDTKESFKKVLHTIKKDNLENILLYGAGVVGGIVLKILKSENVNVIGFLDDSISKQGDQLKGIDIYPPEKAKEITYDALIIASFRHYEKILNKALERNLEKLYVFQIDEEGNISLRKGEQN comes from the coding sequence ATGTTAAACATAGAAAAATATACTTTTTTTAATCCTTCTCCAAATTTCAGGGAAATGATGATATTAAAACTAATCTCTGAAGACAACGATATTTCTCAAGATAAAATATCAAAAAATGTTGGCATTGTCCCATCTATGGTTAATAAATATTTAAAAGATTTTGAGGAAAAGGGATATATACTAAAATCTGGAGAAAACAAAAGAAATATGACCTATCAACTAACCGAACAAGGAAAAAAGAGGTTGCAATTCCTTACTGTAAGTTTTGTTGATGAGGTATCAGAATTATACTTTGATACAAAAGAATCTTTTAAAAAGGTTCTCCATACAATAAAAAAAGATAACCTTGAAAACATCTTGCTATATGGTGCTGGTGTGGTTGGTGGAATAGTTTTAAAAATATTAAAAAGCGAAAATGTTAATGTTATCGGCTTCCTGGATGATTCTATCTCAAAACAAGGTGATCAGTTAAAGGGTATAGATATATATCCTCCAGAAAAAGCTAAGGAAATAACTTATGATGCGTTAATAATTGCTTCTTTTAGACATTATGAAAAAATTTTAAACAAGGCTTTAGAGAGAAATTTAGAAAAATTATATGTTTTTCAAATAGATGAGGAAGGAAATATCTCATTAAGAAAGGGGGAGCAAAACTAA